Below is a window of Candidatus Tumulicola sp. DNA.
CCTTAGCAGACACGGGCGTGGCGGGTTGGCTCTCCAGATCCTGGGTGGTCTGGCTAGATTGCGCGGTGCCCATGGTCATGGGAGCAGGCGTGGAATCGGCCCTGGCGGCGGAGAGCGAGAAATATCCCAGACAAATGCAGGCCGCTATGAGCGCAATGGCCGCTACGACAGCAGCGGCCATTGCACGCAGGAGCAAACGATTCACGAACCGCTGCCGGCAGACGGCCTAGTGCACGTCACGCACATTCACCCGCAGCGTTCCTGCGGCATTTGCCGTCATCTTGACGTGCGCGGTGCCGTGAACGAAGGTGACCGTTTGCGACATTCCGCCGCCTTCAAACGTCCCGGGCCCGAGCAAGTTCACCGTGCCTTGCAGCGTGCGGTTGAGATTCTCCGGCATAAGGCCGTTGAGTTGCACAACCGCGTCGAGCGTTTGACCGACGGTTCCGCTCTTCGGCAGGATCAACTGCACTTCGACTGGATTGATCGTCTGAACGTTCGAGAACTTTCCGTTGCCGTTCTCGACAACCAGGCTGCACGGCCCCGGCGGCAGTTTCGGAATATCGACGCGCACCTGGGTATCCGATGCGGTCGTTATCCGGCCGGCGTCACACCCTTGCTTGGTGCACAACACGACCGACGGACCGTCTCCGCTCGCAAGGCCAGACCCGGAGACCGTTAGATTCGTGCCATCAGTTACCACAGGCGGTTCCTGCGGCAGCGAGATGACCGGCTGCGTAGCCGGGGGCTTGTCAATGATCTCAACGGACGCATGGCCGGGCAGCGGGTCCGAAATGATCCGCAGCCGCCCGCGCACGAGGTCGGCTCCAGTCAAGAGGATTTCGCCGACGTTCTTCATCCGAAAGTGCTTGCCGTTCGGCTCCGTGATGACCACGTCGCCGCTGGCGACGATTTGGCCCGCCGTGCCATTCGAGTCAGTGTAGTTCGCAACCACCACGCCCTGCAAGTAGCCTCCACGGCTCGCCGAATCCGGCATGATCGGCGCAAAACTCGTGAGATTGAGCTGCAGCAATTCGACCGGGATGTCGACCCAAACGCCCTTCGCCGCATCCCATTGCTGCCCGGTGACCGTTCTCGTCGTCTTACCGCCCGCGGTTTTGCGCTCGGTCTTCTTGCTCGAGCCGCCCGTGACGTTGCCCCCGCCATCGGGCTTATCGTGCTTCTCGGTGGATTCCGTGTGCTTGTATCCCGGCTGGCCGCCCGGATTGGTCTGCTGATCGTCTTTGTTCACGGTCGAGGTGCCGTCGGGATTGTTGTTCACGGTGACAACGGTCGTGTGGGATTCGATCAGCACGAAGGGCGCGGCCGGCGGGCAATTTTTTTTCTTATACTTACGCATGCGCGTGGTCGTCTTCCGGCTGACCACTTTGCCCGTGGCGTTGTCGGTCACGGTAATGGTCGTCTTGCTCGTATAGATGATGGTGCAACCCGTAGGGTCGGCCGGATCGGCCACCTCAGTGGATTGGCCCTCGCCGGATACGGATTGGCCCATGCCGTTATCCGGCGTCGAACCCGACCATTTGCCGGCGCTGGCTGGTGCGTTCCACACCAACGCGAGCCCGATTGCAATCGCCACCACTGTGGCTAAAAAGCGTGGCCGCTTCATGGTTGGCATCTCCGTGTGAACCAGGAATCGACCGCCATCGAAAACGCATGGCGATCATCCTTAACGCCGCCCGTTGGGGGGCCAACCTGACCTACCCTATGGCATACGGGACAGTTCCCACGCCTTTGAAGAAAGTGTAGCAAAAGACGCCGTCGGCCTCGGCCGTCCTGTGAAGATCTCGAACACCTGCATCAAAGGCGGCGGCATCGGTGATGCTAGCCTCGATCGCGGATTCGCGAACGCCCTCGATCATCGCGGTGAACGTCTTCCTGGTAAAGCCGTCGACGAGGTCGGGCCTGCTCGAATCCACATACACCATGCGTGGAGACACATGAACCGCCGCGAGACCCGCTTCGACCATGAGCGGATAAAGCTGCCGGCCGATCAACGCGTTGCCTCCCGCCAACCGTTGCAACTCGACGAGGCACTGGATCGCCTTTTGGGCTGCGCTGCTGTCGGGATGGAAGTACGTCGATCCGTGGTCACCCTCGATGACCGTCATGGTGCCGCCGGGTCGAAGCAGGCGATTAAGAATCGCCAGCGCTTCAACCGGCCGCGACAGATGCTCGAGGACGAAACAGACGAAGGCGTGGTCAAAGGTTTCAGGGGCGAAGGGTAGGGCGAAGATGTCCGCCTGCTGGAACTGCACGTTGGAGAGCCCCACCGCCTCCGCCGTCCTCGTGGCTT
It encodes the following:
- a CDS encoding IPT/TIG domain-containing protein; this encodes MAIAIGLALVWNAPASAGKWSGSTPDNGMGQSVSGEGQSTEVADPADPTGCTIIYTSKTTITVTDNATGKVVSRKTTTRMRKYKKKNCPPAAPFVLIESHTTVVTVNNNPDGTSTVNKDDQQTNPGGQPGYKHTESTEKHDKPDGGGNVTGGSSKKTERKTAGGKTTRTVTGQQWDAAKGVWVDIPVELLQLNLTSFAPIMPDSASRGGYLQGVVVANYTDSNGTAGQIVASGDVVITEPNGKHFRMKNVGEILLTGADLVRGRLRIISDPLPGHASVEIIDKPPATQPVISLPQEPPVVTDGTNLTVSGSGLASGDGPSVVLCTKQGCDAGRITTASDTQVRVDIPKLPPGPCSLVVENGNGKFSNVQTINPVEVQLILPKSGTVGQTLDAVVQLNGLMPENLNRTLQGTVNLLGPGTFEGGGMSQTVTFVHGTAHVKMTANAAGTLRVNVRDVH
- a CDS encoding methyltransferase domain-containing protein translates to MHGYRSRENERLQDQAGTLVDLLHSDTSYPSGSLVLEAGCGVGAQTVALARRSPEARFTSIDLSADSIAEATRTAEAVGLSNVQFQQADIFALPFAPETFDHAFVCFVLEHLSRPVEALAILNRLLRPGGTMTVIEGDHGSTYFHPDSSAAQKAIQCLVELQRLAGGNALIGRQLYPLMVEAGLAAVHVSPRMVYVDSSRPDLVDGFTRKTFTAMIEGVRESAIEASITDAAAFDAGVRDLHRTAEADGVFCYTFFKGVGTVPYAIG